The Streptomyces sp. RKAG293 genome includes a region encoding these proteins:
- a CDS encoding spermidine synthase — translation MAGKKQGGRAQAREAVGAVVDGGQAELVPDRERPHGWTLLIDGAPQSHVDLDDPSYLDFSYQRRLGHIIDLVAPPGRPLQVLHLGGGALTLARYTAATRPRSTQQAVEIDGPLVELVRRELPWDRTWRIKVRGGDARAGLGKVPDGWADLVIADVFGGARTPAHLTSAEFLHEVRRALRPGGFYAANLADGGALGFLRAQIATARSAFAEVCVSADPAVLRGRRFGNAILLAADVELPLAELTRRVASDPHPGRVEHGRPLADFAGGAAPVTDATAAPSPAPPESVFR, via the coding sequence GTGGCAGGCAAGAAGCAGGGCGGAAGGGCGCAGGCCCGCGAAGCGGTCGGCGCCGTGGTCGACGGCGGGCAGGCCGAGCTGGTCCCGGACCGGGAGCGGCCGCACGGCTGGACACTGCTCATCGACGGCGCCCCGCAGTCGCACGTCGACCTCGACGACCCGTCGTACCTGGACTTCTCGTACCAGCGCAGGCTCGGCCACATCATCGACCTGGTCGCGCCCCCGGGGCGCCCGCTGCAGGTGCTGCACCTGGGCGGCGGCGCGCTCACCCTGGCCCGGTACACCGCCGCGACCCGGCCGCGCTCCACCCAGCAGGCCGTCGAGATCGACGGTCCGCTCGTCGAACTGGTCCGCCGTGAACTGCCGTGGGACCGGACCTGGCGGATCAAGGTGCGGGGCGGGGACGCCCGGGCGGGACTCGGGAAGGTCCCGGACGGCTGGGCCGACCTGGTCATCGCGGACGTCTTCGGCGGCGCCCGCACTCCCGCGCATCTGACCAGCGCCGAATTCCTGCACGAGGTCAGGCGCGCGCTGCGGCCCGGCGGTTTCTACGCGGCCAACCTCGCCGACGGCGGCGCCCTCGGCTTCCTGCGCGCCCAGATCGCCACCGCACGGTCGGCGTTCGCCGAGGTCTGTGTGTCCGCCGACCCGGCGGTGCTGCGCGGCCGCCGGTTCGGCAACGCCATCCTGCTCGCCGCCGACGTCGAGCTGCCGCTCGCCGAGCTGACCCGGCGGGTCGCCTCCGACCCGCACCCCGGCCGCGTCGAACACGGCCGCCCGCTGGCCGACTTCGCGGGCGGCGCGGCCCCGGTCACCGACGCGACGGCCGCCCCGTCCCCGGCCCCGCCGGAGTCGGTCTTCCGCTGA
- a CDS encoding carbohydrate ABC transporter permease, with protein sequence MAHAVADRTAHRSEPTPTPPKPRRFAARAGRQDHAGPVTYVVLVVAALVSLFPLYWTVVAASSTDTQIVQPPTELLPGSHLIDNLKIAWDQVNMGQALVNSTIVAGFVSLSTVLFATLAGFAFAKLRFRGRNGLLTLVVATMTIPPQLSVIPLYQIITDLGWVGRLQSVILPSLVAAFGVFFMRQFLAEALPIELIEAARVDGAHSLRIVWHVVFPIARPAMAVLGMLVFVQSWNDFFWPFIALNQQNPTVQVALAGLGSGDHTIDHAVVLTGALIATVPLLLVFALLGKHIVGGITAGAVKS encoded by the coding sequence ATGGCACACGCAGTCGCGGACCGGACCGCGCACCGGTCGGAACCCACCCCCACCCCGCCCAAACCGCGGCGCTTCGCGGCCCGCGCCGGACGGCAGGACCACGCGGGACCCGTCACGTACGTGGTCCTGGTGGTCGCCGCGCTGGTCTCGCTCTTCCCGCTGTACTGGACCGTGGTCGCGGCCTCCAGTACCGACACCCAGATCGTGCAGCCGCCGACCGAGCTGCTGCCCGGCAGCCATCTGATCGACAACCTGAAGATCGCCTGGGACCAGGTCAACATGGGCCAGGCGCTGGTCAACTCCACCATCGTGGCCGGGTTCGTCTCGCTCAGCACGGTGCTGTTCGCCACGCTGGCGGGCTTCGCCTTCGCGAAGCTGCGCTTCCGGGGCCGCAACGGGCTGCTGACCCTCGTGGTCGCGACGATGACGATCCCGCCGCAGCTCAGCGTGATCCCGCTCTACCAGATCATCACCGATCTGGGCTGGGTGGGCCGGCTGCAGTCGGTCATCCTGCCGTCGCTGGTGGCGGCGTTCGGGGTGTTCTTCATGCGGCAGTTCCTGGCCGAGGCGCTGCCGATCGAGCTGATCGAGGCGGCCCGGGTGGACGGGGCGCACAGCCTGCGGATCGTCTGGCACGTGGTCTTCCCGATCGCGCGGCCGGCCATGGCGGTGCTGGGGATGCTGGTCTTCGTCCAGTCCTGGAACGACTTCTTCTGGCCGTTCATCGCGCTGAACCAACAGAACCCCACCGTGCAGGTGGCGCTGGCCGGGCTCGGTTCCGGTGACCACACCATCGACCACGCGGTCGTGCTGACCGGCGCGCTGATCGCGACCGTGCCGCTGCTGCTGGTCTTCGCGCTGCTCGGCAAACACATCGTGGGCGGCATCACCGCCGGCGCGGTCAAGAGCTGA
- a CDS encoding carbohydrate ABC transporter permease has translation MATSVRASADGSPPPARPVPAAAPPGTPGTPGTPAGPSWRSRLYRLDLKATPYAYIAPFFVCFAAFGLFPLIYTGWLSFHQVELGGTAQWRGFDNYTRLWDSEFFWNALRNTFSLGVISTVPQLLMALGLAHLLNYKLRARGFFRVAVLAPYATSIAAASLVFVQLFNPDYGMVNQLLGHFGVHHIQWEADKWPSQIAISTIVTWRWTGYNALIYLAAMQAVPGDLYEAAALDGASRWRQFLSVTIPSIRPTILFTIIVSTIGATQLFGEPMLFGGGLGVSGGSAHQYQTLSLYMYEKGWQNGALGQASAVAWVMLLILLLVGAVQLIITRVNRRKLGG, from the coding sequence GTGGCCACCTCCGTCAGGGCGTCGGCCGACGGCAGTCCGCCGCCGGCCCGGCCCGTCCCCGCCGCCGCACCGCCGGGCACCCCCGGCACCCCCGGCACCCCCGCCGGCCCCTCCTGGCGCTCGCGGCTGTACCGCCTGGACCTCAAGGCGACGCCGTACGCGTACATCGCCCCCTTCTTCGTCTGCTTCGCCGCCTTCGGGCTCTTCCCGCTGATCTACACGGGCTGGCTCTCGTTCCACCAGGTCGAACTGGGCGGCACCGCGCAGTGGCGCGGCTTCGACAACTACACCCGGCTGTGGGACAGCGAGTTCTTCTGGAACGCGCTGCGCAACACGTTCTCGCTGGGGGTGATCTCCACTGTCCCGCAGCTGCTGATGGCGCTGGGCCTGGCCCATCTCCTCAACTACAAGCTCCGGGCGCGCGGGTTCTTCCGGGTCGCGGTGCTGGCCCCGTACGCGACGTCGATCGCGGCGGCCTCGCTGGTCTTCGTCCAGCTCTTCAATCCCGACTACGGGATGGTCAACCAGCTGCTCGGCCACTTCGGGGTGCACCACATCCAGTGGGAGGCCGACAAGTGGCCGTCCCAGATCGCCATTTCGACGATCGTCACCTGGCGCTGGACGGGGTACAACGCACTGATCTACCTGGCCGCGATGCAGGCCGTGCCGGGCGATCTGTACGAGGCGGCCGCGCTCGACGGGGCGTCGCGCTGGCGGCAGTTCCTCAGCGTCACCATCCCCTCGATCCGTCCCACGATCCTGTTCACGATCATCGTCTCGACGATCGGGGCGACCCAGCTGTTCGGCGAACCGATGCTGTTCGGCGGCGGGTTGGGCGTCAGCGGCGGATCGGCGCACCAGTACCAGACGCTCAGCCTCTACATGTACGAGAAGGGCTGGCAGAACGGGGCGCTCGGACAGGCGTCGGCCGTCGCGTGGGTGATGCTCCTGATCCTGCTGCTCGTGGGCGCCGTCCAACTGATCATCACGCGGGTCAACCGCAGGAAGCTGGGGGGCTGA
- a CDS encoding response regulator transcription factor — protein MASVLVVEDDQFVRSALIRHLTEAAHTVRSVGTALEALREVAQVGFDVVILDLGLPDLDGSEALKMLRGITDVPVIIATARDDEAEVVRLLNAGADDYLVKPFSVEHLSARMAAVLRRARGREAAPDETARLAVGGLRIDVRRRQAELDGVTLDLTRREFDLLAFLASRPGVVVARKELLAEVWQQSYGDDQTIDVHLSWLRRKLGETAARPRYLHTLRGVGVKLEPPA, from the coding sequence ATGGCAAGTGTGCTCGTGGTCGAGGACGACCAGTTCGTGCGCTCCGCCCTCATCCGGCACCTCACCGAGGCGGCCCACACCGTACGCAGTGTGGGCACGGCTCTTGAGGCGCTGCGCGAGGTGGCGCAGGTCGGTTTCGATGTCGTGATCCTGGATCTCGGCCTCCCGGATCTGGACGGGTCGGAGGCGCTGAAGATGCTGCGCGGGATCACCGATGTCCCGGTGATCATCGCTACCGCCCGTGACGACGAGGCGGAGGTGGTCAGGCTGCTCAACGCGGGCGCCGACGACTATCTCGTCAAGCCGTTCTCGGTCGAGCACCTGTCCGCCCGGATGGCCGCCGTGCTGCGCCGGGCGCGCGGCCGGGAGGCCGCCCCCGACGAGACCGCGCGGCTCGCGGTCGGCGGGCTGCGGATCGATGTGCGCAGGCGGCAGGCGGAGCTCGACGGGGTGACGCTGGACCTGACCCGCCGCGAGTTCGACCTGCTGGCCTTCCTCGCGTCGCGTCCCGGTGTCGTCGTGGCCCGCAAGGAACTGCTGGCCGAGGTGTGGCAGCAGTCCTACGGCGACGACCAGACCATCGACGTCCATCTGTCCTGGCTCCGCCGCAAACTGGGCGAAACAGCCGCCCGGCCGCGGTATCTGCACACGCTGCGCGGCGTCGGGGTGAAGCTGGAGCCACCGGCATGA
- a CDS encoding GH1 family beta-glucosidase produces the protein MTAVRPETETASTGLLRFPPGFVWGAATAAYQIEGAVAEDGRTPSIWDTFSHTPGRVHNGDTGDIAADHYHRFRDDVALMSDLGLGAYRFSVSWSRVQPTGRGPAVQRGLDFYRALADELLGKGITPVATLYHWDLPQDLEEVGGWTVRDTAERFADFAAIMAGALGDRVPYWTTLNEPWCSAFLGYGSGVHAPGRTEPDAALKAAHHLNLAHGRAIGVLRSTLPATARTSITLNLHQVRPLDGSAAALDAARRIDAVGNRIFTGPVLHGDYPADLLEDTAHVVDWQSLVRDGDLAEISRPIDLLGINYYTPTVVSGPRTAPDGTEAARFDGHGASAHSPWPGSEQVAFHLPPGETTAMSWAVDASGLYDLLRRTAEENPGLPLMVTENGAAFDDYVSPEGAVNDPRRIDYLRGHLAAVHRAMADGADVRGYFLWSLMDNFEWSYGYSKRFGAVYVDYATQTRIPKSSAHWYAQVARTGEITEPDAP, from the coding sequence ATGACCGCTGTCCGACCCGAGACCGAGACCGCATCCACCGGTCTGCTCCGCTTCCCGCCCGGCTTCGTCTGGGGCGCGGCCACCGCCGCGTACCAGATCGAGGGCGCCGTGGCCGAAGACGGCCGCACCCCCTCCATCTGGGACACCTTCAGCCACACTCCGGGCCGGGTCCACAACGGCGACACCGGCGACATCGCGGCCGACCACTACCACCGGTTCCGCGACGACGTCGCCCTGATGTCCGACCTCGGCCTGGGCGCGTACCGGTTCTCCGTCTCCTGGTCACGGGTCCAGCCCACCGGCCGGGGGCCCGCCGTCCAGCGCGGCCTGGACTTCTACCGCGCGCTCGCCGACGAGCTGCTGGGCAAGGGGATCACCCCGGTCGCGACGCTCTACCACTGGGACCTGCCGCAGGATCTGGAGGAGGTCGGCGGCTGGACCGTACGCGACACCGCCGAGCGGTTCGCCGACTTCGCCGCGATCATGGCGGGCGCGCTCGGCGACCGCGTTCCGTACTGGACCACCCTCAACGAGCCGTGGTGCTCGGCGTTCCTGGGCTACGGATCCGGTGTGCACGCCCCCGGCCGCACCGAGCCGGACGCCGCGCTGAAGGCGGCCCACCATCTCAATCTCGCCCATGGCCGGGCGATCGGGGTCCTGCGCTCCACGCTCCCCGCCACCGCGCGGACCTCGATCACCCTCAACCTCCACCAGGTGCGCCCGCTCGACGGGTCGGCGGCGGCACTGGACGCCGCGCGCCGGATCGACGCCGTCGGCAACCGGATCTTCACCGGGCCGGTCCTGCACGGCGACTACCCGGCGGACCTGCTGGAGGACACCGCGCACGTCGTGGACTGGCAGTCCCTGGTGCGGGACGGCGACCTCGCCGAGATCTCCCGCCCCATCGACCTGCTGGGCATCAACTACTACACGCCCACCGTCGTCTCGGGCCCGCGGACCGCGCCCGACGGGACCGAGGCCGCCCGCTTCGACGGCCACGGCGCCAGCGCGCACTCCCCCTGGCCCGGCTCGGAGCAGGTCGCCTTCCACCTCCCGCCCGGCGAGACCACGGCGATGAGCTGGGCGGTCGACGCCAGCGGGCTGTACGACCTGCTGCGGCGCACCGCCGAGGAGAACCCCGGCCTGCCGCTGATGGTCACCGAGAACGGCGCCGCCTTCGACGACTACGTCTCGCCCGAGGGCGCGGTGAACGACCCGCGGCGGATCGACTACCTGCGCGGTCACCTCGCGGCCGTGCACCGGGCGATGGCCGACGGCGCCGATGTCCGCGGCTACTTCCTGTGGTCGCTGATGGACAACTTCGAGTGGTCCTACGGCTACAGCAAGCGGTTCGGCGCGGTGTACGTCGACTACGCCACCCAGACCCGGATCCCGAAGTCCAGCGCCCACTGGTACGCCCAGGTGGCGCGCACGGGTGAGATCACGGAGCCTGACGCTCCGTAA
- a CDS encoding HAMP domain-containing sensor histidine kinase, which produces MRWLLVKVCLAVTAMVVVAFAVPLGLVVKELARDRAFSNAERQAAAIGPALAITTDRVQLERALASTQAGADGRMALHVPATPGTTAVEIGRHRSSDAAMDAASSRGRASTVAVGGGYALLQPNAVSSGTVAVVEVFVPDSDITRGVATAWIVLAAVGIGLIVGSVAIADRLGTRMVRPAGRLANAANALGRGDLGVRVSEAGPSELRSVAVAFNAMADQVVQLLANERELAADLSHRLRTPLTVLRLNAASLGNGPVAEQTREAVAQLEREVDTIIRTAREQQITAPVMAGCDAAEVIRERMAFWSALAEDQGRTARTAGVDRPVRVPVARGELAAALDAMLGNVFRHTPEGTAFAVDVHNGEDAVIVLVSDAGTGIRDPAAALRRGQGDGGPGSTGLGLDIVRRVAESTGGDIAIGHSVLGGTEVRVWLALRPGSGESGRGHRVPRRRRRPGQKSPASGLNL; this is translated from the coding sequence ATGAGATGGCTGCTCGTCAAGGTGTGCCTGGCGGTGACCGCGATGGTCGTCGTCGCGTTCGCCGTACCGCTGGGACTGGTGGTCAAGGAGCTGGCCCGCGACCGGGCCTTCTCCAACGCCGAACGGCAGGCCGCCGCGATCGGCCCCGCGCTGGCCATCACCACCGACCGCGTCCAGCTGGAACGGGCGCTCGCCTCCACCCAGGCCGGCGCGGACGGCCGGATGGCGCTGCATGTGCCGGCCACCCCCGGCACCACCGCGGTCGAGATCGGCAGGCACCGTTCCTCCGACGCCGCGATGGACGCCGCGTCCAGCCGCGGCCGGGCCTCCACCGTCGCGGTCGGCGGCGGGTACGCGCTGCTGCAGCCGAACGCGGTCAGCTCGGGCACGGTCGCGGTCGTCGAGGTCTTCGTCCCGGACAGCGACATCACCCGGGGCGTCGCCACCGCCTGGATCGTGCTGGCGGCGGTCGGCATCGGCCTGATCGTCGGCTCGGTGGCCATCGCCGACCGGCTCGGCACCCGGATGGTGCGGCCGGCGGGCCGGCTGGCGAACGCGGCGAACGCGCTCGGCCGCGGCGACCTCGGCGTCCGGGTCTCGGAGGCCGGGCCTTCGGAACTGCGCTCGGTCGCCGTCGCGTTCAACGCCATGGCCGACCAGGTCGTCCAACTGCTCGCCAACGAGCGCGAACTGGCCGCCGACCTCTCGCACCGGCTGCGCACCCCGCTCACCGTGCTCCGGCTCAACGCCGCCTCGCTCGGGAACGGGCCCGTCGCCGAGCAGACCCGCGAGGCCGTCGCGCAACTGGAGCGCGAGGTCGACACGATCATCCGTACCGCGCGCGAACAGCAGATCACCGCGCCGGTCATGGCCGGCTGCGACGCCGCCGAGGTGATCCGGGAACGGATGGCGTTCTGGTCCGCCCTCGCGGAGGACCAGGGGCGCACGGCCCGCACAGCGGGCGTGGACCGGCCGGTCCGGGTGCCGGTGGCGCGCGGTGAGCTGGCCGCCGCGCTCGACGCCATGCTCGGCAACGTCTTCCGGCACACCCCGGAGGGCACCGCCTTCGCCGTGGACGTGCACAACGGCGAGGACGCCGTGATCGTGCTGGTCTCCGACGCCGGTACCGGCATCCGGGACCCCGCGGCCGCGCTGCGCCGCGGCCAGGGCGACGGCGGGCCGGGCTCGACGGGCCTGGGCCTGGACATCGTGCGCCGGGTCGCCGAGTCCACCGGCGGCGACATCGCCATCGGCCACTCCGTGCTCGGCGGCACCGAGGTCCGGGTCTGGCTGGCGCTGCGCCCCGGCTCCGGCGAATCCGGCCGGGGTCACCGTGTGCCACGCCGCCGTCGCAGGCCGGGACAGAAGTCCCCCGCCAGTGGTCTGAACCTTTAA
- a CDS encoding cellulose binding domain-containing protein produces the protein MASTHRRRPGIKTKAIGGLVAAAVVVGGAFALAGSASAAPVGAAYTKTSGWTGGYTGQYEITNSSDKALAGWTLSFDLPAGTTLSSLWNGKFTANGQHITVKPEGWNATVAPGAKVDVGFVAASGGTAADPVNCLINDAKCSVDSGPTATPSGRPTVTASPTASPTPTKTASPTPTKTSTPTPTPTPTKTGGTTPVAGAGFSPYIDTSLYPAFDMVGSAKSTGVKQYNLAFITSGGGCTPKWGGVTDLGSDAVAGQIGALRAAGGDVRVSFGGASGSELGTACTSVGDLTAAYGKAVDQFKLTKVDFDIEGGALPDTASNSRRAQAIAALQKSHSGLDVSYTLPAMPTGLTQDGINLLADAKKNGVRISAVNIMAMDYGPAFNGDMGQYAIDGATATQAQVKSVLGLSDAAAWKAVAVTPMIGVNDVNTEIFKVDDATQLVNFAKSKGLGWLSMWSSTRDKQCPGGAKNFADASCSSIVQGDLAFTKAFASFG, from the coding sequence ATGGCCAGCACGCATCGCCGTCGACCCGGGATCAAGACCAAGGCGATCGGCGGCCTCGTCGCCGCGGCTGTCGTGGTGGGAGGCGCCTTCGCGCTGGCCGGGTCAGCGAGTGCCGCCCCGGTCGGCGCCGCCTACACCAAGACGAGCGGCTGGACCGGTGGCTACACCGGGCAGTACGAGATCACGAACTCCTCGGACAAGGCGCTCGCCGGCTGGACCCTGTCGTTCGACCTGCCGGCCGGCACCACGCTCAGCTCGCTGTGGAACGGCAAGTTCACCGCGAACGGCCAGCACATCACCGTGAAGCCGGAGGGCTGGAACGCCACCGTGGCGCCCGGCGCGAAGGTCGACGTCGGCTTCGTGGCGGCGTCCGGCGGCACCGCCGCGGACCCGGTCAACTGCCTGATAAACGACGCCAAGTGTTCGGTGGACTCCGGCCCGACCGCCACCCCCAGCGGCCGTCCGACCGTGACCGCGAGCCCGACCGCCTCGCCCACCCCGACGAAGACCGCGTCGCCGACCCCCACCAAGACCAGCACGCCGACGCCGACCCCCACCCCCACCAAGACCGGCGGCACCACTCCGGTCGCCGGCGCGGGCTTCTCGCCGTACATCGACACCTCGCTGTACCCGGCCTTCGACATGGTCGGCTCCGCCAAGAGCACCGGCGTCAAGCAGTACAACCTCGCCTTCATCACCTCCGGCGGCGGCTGCACCCCCAAGTGGGGCGGGGTGACGGACCTCGGCTCCGACGCGGTGGCCGGCCAGATAGGCGCGCTGCGGGCGGCGGGCGGCGATGTCCGCGTCTCGTTCGGCGGGGCCTCCGGTTCCGAACTGGGCACGGCCTGCACCTCGGTCGGCGATCTGACGGCCGCGTACGGCAAGGCCGTCGACCAGTTCAAGCTGACGAAGGTCGACTTCGACATCGAGGGCGGCGCGCTCCCGGACACCGCGTCCAACAGCCGCCGCGCGCAGGCCATCGCAGCGCTCCAGAAGAGCCACAGCGGGCTGGACGTCTCGTACACCCTCCCCGCGATGCCGACCGGTCTGACGCAGGACGGCATCAACCTGCTGGCCGACGCCAAGAAGAACGGCGTGCGGATCTCGGCCGTCAACATCATGGCGATGGACTACGGGCCCGCGTTCAACGGCGACATGGGCCAGTACGCCATCGACGGCGCCACGGCGACGCAGGCGCAGGTCAAGAGCGTGCTCGGGCTGTCGGACGCGGCCGCCTGGAAGGCGGTGGCGGTCACCCCGATGATCGGTGTGAACGACGTCAACACCGAGATCTTCAAGGTCGACGACGCGACCCAGCTGGTGAACTTCGCCAAGTCCAAGGGCCTGGGCTGGCTGTCGATGTGGTCCTCGACCCGTGACAAGCAGTGCCCCGGAGGTGCGAAGAACTTCGCCGACGCGAGCTGCAGCTCGATCGTCCAGGGCGACCTCGCCTTCACCAAGGCGTTCGCCTCCTTCGGCTGA